From the genome of Virgibacillus siamensis, one region includes:
- the ftsX gene encoding permease-like cell division protein FtsX encodes MKFRTIRRHFREGTKNIFRNGWMTVASVGAVTTTLILVGAFLALMLNLNNIADNIEEDVKIETLVDLTANENQIKELGEQIKNIDEVGSVRFSSKDQQLHNLIKSMGEEGEAWKLFKQDNPLNHAYIVQAKNPADTMAIAKKIKSFDNVYEVNYGKDVVQRLFQFNDYARNIGLILIVGLVFTAIFLISNTIKLTIMARSTEIGIMKLVGATNGFIRWPFFIEGLLLGILGSVLPIAAVLTGYYYLANNISEKITYNFVTILPFNPFAWQLSLIILAIGALIGVWGSVMSVRKFLKV; translated from the coding sequence ATGAAGTTTAGGACAATAAGGCGTCATTTCAGAGAAGGAACGAAAAATATTTTTCGAAACGGCTGGATGACAGTCGCTTCGGTCGGTGCGGTAACAACTACATTAATTCTCGTGGGTGCATTTCTTGCATTGATGCTGAATCTGAACAATATAGCCGACAACATTGAAGAAGATGTAAAAATTGAAACGTTAGTTGATTTAACGGCGAACGAAAACCAAATCAAAGAGCTTGGAGAGCAAATTAAAAACATTGATGAAGTCGGAAGTGTCAGGTTCTCCTCAAAAGATCAGCAGCTTCACAACTTGATTAAAAGTATGGGAGAAGAAGGGGAAGCATGGAAACTGTTCAAACAGGACAACCCTCTTAACCATGCATACATTGTTCAAGCGAAAAATCCCGCCGATACGATGGCAATAGCAAAAAAAATTAAGTCTTTTGACAATGTATATGAGGTTAATTATGGAAAAGACGTCGTACAGCGATTGTTTCAGTTTAATGATTATGCACGTAACATTGGTTTGATTTTAATTGTGGGACTTGTATTTACCGCAATATTCCTGATTTCAAATACAATAAAATTGACCATTATGGCAAGAAGTACGGAAATTGGCATTATGAAACTGGTAGGAGCCACAAATGGATTTATCAGATGGCCATTCTTTATTGAGGGTTTGCTGCTTGGTATTCTTGGTTCTGTTCTGCCGATAGCAGCTGTGCTGACAGGGTATTATTACCTTGCCAACAACATAAGTGAGAAGATTACGTATAATTTCGTAACAATATTGCCGTTTAACCCTTTTGCATGGCAACTTTCGCTCATCATACTTGCAATCGGAGCACTTATTGGGGTTTGGGGAAGTGTTATGAGTGTCCGCAAATTCTTGAAAGTATAA
- the ftsE gene encoding cell division ATP-binding protein FtsE, whose amino-acid sequence MINMKDVYKTYSNGVTALNGVNIDIEQGEFVYIVGPSGAGKSTFVKLMYREVKPSNGTIIINGKDIRTIKERKVPMLRRQIGVVFQDFKLLPKLSVYENIAFALEVIEEPPRTIRKRVMDVLELVGLKNKARFIPAELSGGEQQRVSIARAIVNHPKIVIADEPTGNLDPETSWGIMKTFEEVNAMGTTVIMATHSKEIVNTMKKRVIAVEDGLIVRDEQRGEYGYEV is encoded by the coding sequence ATGATAAATATGAAAGATGTTTACAAGACATATTCCAACGGTGTTACAGCACTAAATGGAGTAAATATAGATATTGAACAAGGTGAGTTTGTATACATAGTCGGCCCCAGCGGCGCAGGAAAGTCCACATTCGTAAAACTGATGTACCGCGAAGTAAAACCCTCAAATGGAACGATTATCATCAATGGGAAGGATATCAGAACAATCAAAGAAAGAAAAGTTCCGATGTTACGAAGGCAAATAGGAGTTGTTTTTCAGGACTTTAAACTGCTCCCCAAACTATCAGTCTATGAAAATATAGCATTTGCACTGGAGGTAATAGAAGAGCCGCCGCGTACCATTCGAAAAAGGGTAATGGACGTATTGGAACTTGTCGGTTTGAAAAATAAGGCCCGTTTCATACCTGCTGAATTATCAGGAGGGGAACAGCAACGTGTTTCCATTGCAAGAGCTATAGTAAATCATCCGAAGATTGTCATTGCGGACGAGCCGACAGGAAACCTTGATCCGGAAACATCCTGGGGAATAATGAAGACATTTGAAGAGGTTAACGCAATGGGGACTACCGTTATCATGGCCACCCACAGTAAAGAAATTGTTAACACCATGAAAAAGCGCGTAATCGCTGTCGAAGATGGTTTGATTGTACGTGATGAGCAGCGAGGTGAATACGGCTATGAAGTTTAG
- the cccB gene encoding cytochrome c551 — MKKLLCTMLFGTALVLGACGGGGDDGASDGSSDNGGGSTDTAASGEEIFQNNCASCHGSDLSGGMGPDLTKVGSRYSADEIANIIKNGRGQMPPQKQVSKEDRQAVASWLAKKK, encoded by the coding sequence AAATTGTTATGTACGATGCTTTTCGGTACAGCGCTGGTGCTCGGCGCGTGTGGCGGCGGTGGAGATGACGGCGCATCAGATGGTTCTTCCGACAATGGCGGCGGATCAACTGATACCGCTGCTTCAGGAGAAGAAATTTTCCAAAACAACTGTGCATCCTGCCACGGATCCGATTTATCCGGCGGCATGGGACCTGACCTGACTAAAGTTGGTTCACGTTATTCTGCCGACGAAATTGCTAATATCATTAAAAATGGCAGAGGTCAGATGCCTCCTCAGAAACAGGTATCGAAGGAAGACAGACAAGCAGTAGCATCGTGGCTTGCGAAAAAGAAATAA